A stretch of Zymoseptoria tritici IPO323 chromosome 1, whole genome shotgun sequence DNA encodes these proteins:
- a CDS encoding ATP synthase subunit 5, mitochondrial — MFAGRVASRTARVAAPRFQLAATRSFAVSAARPAADNRPPVELFGVDGTYASALYVAASKSNSLDAVSKAMETMSQTFKDDARLQGILTAPTLSSDDKKQIVSEIQKSINVQDKTNTIQNFLMTLAENNRLSVLEGVAEKFGQLMGASRGEVELTITSATALDSKIVKQLETSISKSKYAGQSKKLKVVTKVNPDIKGGLIVEIGEQTIDLSVSSKMQKMNKLLSDSL; from the exons ATGTTCGCCGGACGTGTAGCATCCAGGACTGCCCGTGTGGCAGCTCCTCGCTTTCAGCTCGCCGCTACCCGATCCTTTGCTGTCAGCGCCGCAAGGCCTGCAGCCGACAACAGGCCTCCTGTTGAGCTCTTCGGCGTCGATGGCACCTATGCCAGCGCTCTC TACGTCGCCGCCTCCAAGAGCAACTCCCTCGATGCCGTCTCGAAAGCCATGGAGACCATGTCGCAAACCTTCAAGGACGATGCGCGCCTCCAGGGCATCCTCACCGCACCCACCCTCAGCTCGGACGACAAGAAGCAGATCGTGTCCGAGATCCAAAAGAGCATCAACGTGCAGGACAAGACCAACACCATCCAGAACTTCCTCATGACTCTTGCCGAGAACAACCGTTTGAGTGTGCTGGAGGGTGTCGCGGAGAAGTTCGGACAGTTGATGGGTGCTTCGCGTGGTGAGGTCGAGTTGACCATCACCAGCGCCACGGCATTGGACAGCAAGATCGTGAAGCAACTCGAGACGTCGATCAGCAAGAGCAAGTACGCCGGACAGAGCAAGAAGTTGAAGGTTGTGACAAAG GTCAACCCAGATATCAAGGGAGGCCTCATCGTGGAGATTGGCGAGCAGACGATTGACCTCAGCGTCTCATCGAAGATGCAGAAGATGAACAAGCTCCTTTCGGACTCTCTGTAA
- the GGS1 gene encoding geranylgeranyl diphosphate synthase 1 (Geranylgeranyl Diphosphate Synthase 1) yields the protein MDKFSQSPPLRDDLVRGSSLNWTKEKENILKGPFNYLESHPGKDIRSQLIAAFNAWLDVPEESLNVIRRVVAMLHTASLLIDDVEDNSQLRRGIPVAHNVFGTAQTINSANYVYFCALKELAILNNPAVIQIYTEELVNLHRGQGMDLFWRDTLTCPSEDDYLEMVGNKTGGLFRLAIKLMCAESPSHNAHPDPFQRNDYVPLVNTIGLLFQILDDYKNLSDTIYTQNKGLCEDLTEGKFSFPIIHAIRADPGNLVLINILKQKTTDDEVKKYAVAYMDRAGSFSYTRKVLRGLTKKALTQVDEVDAGRGRGEQMKTILEKLRVDRNHQRGVLTPAAGGASIA from the coding sequence ATGGATAAGTTCTCACAATCACCGCCGTTGCGGGACGACCTGGTCCGCGGGAGCAGTCTCAATTggacgaaggagaaggagaacatACTCAAAGGCCCATTCAATTATTTGGAGTCGCACCCCGGCAAAGACATTCGATCGCAACTCATCGCAGCCTTCAACGCATGGCTGGATGTACCAGAGGAATCTCTCAATGTCATCAGACGAGTGGTAGCCATGCTACATACCGCATCCCTCCTCATCGACGACGTTGAAGACAACAGCCAGCTTCGAAGAGGCATACCCGTGGCTCACAACGTCTTCGGCACCGCGCAGACAATCAACAGCGCCAACTACGTCTACTTCTGCGCCCTCAAAGAACTTGCCATTCTCAACAACCCGGCCGTCATCCAGATCTACACCGAAGAACTCGTCAACCTACACCGCGGCCAAGGTATGGACCTCTTCTGGCGCGACACTCTCACTTGCCCCAGCGAAGACGACTATCTCGAAATGGTCGGCAACAAAACCGGCGGCCTCTTCCGTCTCGCCATCAAACTCATGTGCGCCGAGTCGCCTTCCCACAACGCACATCCGGACCCATTCCAACGTAATGACTACGTGCCTTTGGTCAACACGATCGGCTTGCTGTTTCAGATCCTCGACGATTATAAGAATCTCAGCGACACAATCTACACGCAGAACAAAGGATTGTGCGAAGATTTGACGGAGGGCAAATTCAGCTTTCCCATCATTCACGCCATTCGTGCGGATCCGGGAAATCTGGTGCTCATTAATATCCTCAAGCAGAAGACGACGGATGATGAAGTTAAGAAGTATGCCGTGGCGTACATGGATCGCGCGGGCAGTTTCTCATACACGCGGAAGGTGTTGCGCGGATTGACGAAGAAGGCTTTGACGCAGGTGGACGAGGTGGACGCTGgcagagggagaggagagcaGATGAAGACTATTCTGGAGAAATTGAGGGTGGATAGGAACCACCAGCGTGGTGTTTTGACTCCGGCTGCCGGTGGTGCGTCGATTGCTTGA
- the MgPRM1 gene encoding pheromone-regulated membrane protein 1 (In Saccharomyces this gene expresses a pheromone-regulated multispanning membrane protein involved in membrane fusion during mating; predicted to have 5 transmembrane segments and a coiled coil domain; localizes to the shmoo tip; regulated by Ste12p), which translates to LTPYLGLGARLSQTWINRWTILLLLVLIRTIFAIATIDDNLHTARKQALSACTSVENVGSAMASMPHYMSQGVNELSARGIEKAINGLMQMLILTVTGVEEIVLFIINLLTSTYVCLITLAVSGSLHVAVEVAETVGDALNSTVKGVGDGLGDAADGLQDAVNGFMKEINNLGSFFTGKDPKPPKVDFSNEIKTLESLQLPDDYDQGLEKLNKSIPTFAEVHNLTDFAIRLPFEEVKKLLNASLPRYTMNSSIFPVPAKEQLTFCSDNDGINDFFDGLVDIERMAKKIFFGVIIALAIAVMVPMAYREIQRWRKMKERAHLVKNDAYDSMDAVYIVSRPYTSDAGLWLAKKFSSSRRRALVRWSVAYATTVPALFVLSLGIAGLLACLCQYTLLKSLEKEVPKLENQIIGFTDKVIASLQNASEQWAVGTNNIINETNTKINDDVFGWVNTTTGAVNNTLNVFVDEMMTVLNKTFGGTVLYSPILEVLNCLVLLKIQGIEKGLTWVSDNAHIDMPLLPNDTFSLGTLNKVSGSSTNILATGPDGAAADAVSDAVDHVIRILASSIRQEAIISACVVLIWVVIALIGLSRALLLLW; encoded by the coding sequence CTGACTCCTTATCTCGGTCTTGGAGCTAGACTCTCACAGACCTGGATCAATCGATGGACCATCCTTCTCCTACTCGTACTGATCCGAACCATCTTTGCCATCGCCACCATCGACGACAACCTCCACACTGCCCGGAAACAAGCGTTGAGTGCCTGCACTTCTGTCGAGAATGTGGGTTCCGCCATGGCTAGCATGCCACACTACATGAGCCAAGGCGTCAACGAACTCAGCGCCCGGGGTATCGAGAAAGCCATCAATGGTTTGATGCAGATGCTCATCCTCACCGTCACTGGCGTGGAGGAAATAGTactcttcatcatcaaccTACTGACTTCAACCTACGTCTGTCTCATCACACTCGCTGTGAGCGGCAGTCTACATGTCGCGGTCGAAGTGGCAGAGACTGTGGGCGATGCACTCAATTCTACTGTCAAGGGGGTGGGAGATGGCCTTGGCGACGCAGCGGACGGCTTGCAAGATGCTGTCAATGGTTTCATGAAAGAGATCAACAACTTGGGCAGCTTCTTTACGGGTAAGGACCCGAAGCCGCCCAAGGTCGATTTCTCCAATGAGATCAAAACTCTCGAAAGCCTTCAGCTGCCGGACGACTACGACCAGGGCCTTGAAAAGCTCAACAAATCCATTCCGACTTTCGCTGAAGTCCACAATCTGACCGACTTCGCCATACGACTGCCATTTGAGGAAGTGAAGAAGCTCTTGAACGCGAGCTTGCCCAGATACACGATGAACAGCTCAATATTTCCTGTGCCTGCCAAAGAGCAGCTGACCTTTTGCTCGGACAACGACGGCATTaacgacttcttcgacggaCTGGTGGACATCGAGCGCATGGCAAAGAAGATCTTCTTCGGCGTCATCATCGCCCTGGCCATCGCCGTGATGGTGCCCATGGCATATCGCGAAATCCAACGTTGGCggaagatgaaggagagaGCGCATCTGGTCAAAAACGATGCATACGACTCGATGGATGCGGTTTATATCGTGTCCAGGCCGTATACTTCTGATGCCGGTCTTTGGCTGGCCAAGAAGTTCTCTTCATCTCGCCGTCGCGCTTTGGTGCGCTGGAGCGTTGCGTACGCTACCACCGTGCCTGCCCTTTTCGTACTCTCGCTCGGTATCGCAGGCCTCCTCGCCTGTCTTTGCCAGTACACCCTCCTCAAATCGCTTGAGAAGGAGGTTCCGAAGCTCGAAAACCAAATCATTGGATTTACGGACAAAGTCATTGCCTCACTTCAGAACGCAAGTGAGCAATGGGCTGTCGGGACGAATAATATCATCAACGAGACGAACACGAAAATCAACGACGATGTGTTCGGTTGGGTCAACACAACGACCGGTGCAGTTAACAATACTCTGAACGTCTTCGTCGATGAGATGATGACAGTTCTCAACAAGACGTTCGGTGGCACCGTGTTGTACAGTCCCATCTTGGAAGTGCTCAACTGCTTGGTACTCTTGAAGATTCAAGGCATCGAGAAAGGCTTGACGTGGGTCAGTGACAATGCTCACATCGACATGCCCCTGCTTCCAAACGATACATTCTCTCTCGGCACGCTGAATAAAGTCTCGGGCTCATCGACTAACATCCTGGCCACTGGACCTGATGGTGCCGCGGCTGATGCCGTGAGCGACGCAGTCGATCATGTTATCCGTATTCTCGCTTCATCGATACGACAAGAAGCCATCATATCTGCTTGCGTTGTCCTCATATGGGTCGTCATTGCACTCATCGGGCTTAGCAGGGCGCTGTTGCTGCTCTGG